In Streptomyces nojiriensis, one genomic interval encodes:
- a CDS encoding CBS domain-containing protein encodes MKHLRTVEDVMTHAAISVERGTAFKDVVEALRMWNVSALPVVARDGQVAGVVSEADLLLKAQGPGTAHETTAEQLMTRPAVTVTAEATIPAAARLMARGHLKRLPVVDGDGRLVGVVSRGDLLKVFLRPDSDIGAEVRELITYQLIPHGSAEVYVHVANGIAYLHGSLPDPAMADVVVRAAGTVPGVVDVKADFTTPVPA; translated from the coding sequence ATGAAGCACCTGCGCACCGTCGAGGACGTCATGACACACGCCGCGATCTCCGTCGAGCGAGGAACCGCGTTCAAGGACGTCGTGGAGGCCCTGCGGATGTGGAACGTCAGCGCGCTCCCCGTCGTGGCCCGGGACGGGCAGGTGGCCGGCGTCGTCTCCGAGGCCGACCTGCTGCTCAAGGCCCAGGGCCCCGGCACGGCCCACGAGACCACCGCCGAACAGCTGATGACCCGCCCGGCCGTGACCGTCACGGCGGAGGCCACCATCCCCGCCGCGGCCCGTCTGATGGCCCGCGGACACCTCAAGCGCCTTCCCGTGGTCGACGGCGACGGCCGCCTCGTCGGCGTCGTCAGCCGGGGCGACCTGCTCAAGGTCTTCCTGCGCCCCGACAGCGACATCGGCGCCGAGGTGCGCGAGCTGATCACGTACCAGCTGATCCCGCACGGTTCCGCCGAGGTGTACGTCCACGTCGCCAACGGCATCGCGTACCTGCACGGGTCGCTGCCGGACCCGGCGATGGCGGACGTCGTCGTGCGCGCCGCCGGCACCGTACCGGGAGTCGTTGACGTCAAGGCGGATTTCACCACCCCGGTACCCGCGTGA
- a CDS encoding Acg family FMN-binding oxidoreductase has product MTATHLDPATVARLVDDAVTAPSMHNAQPWKFVFRAGSGVLALYGDPERAMTRTDPNHRALHLGCAAALFNLRVSAAWNGLPVRVRLLPDDSEPWLLATVAFDGTAGEERELASLHDAVRRRRTSRYPFGDDPVPDALLDGLAAAARMEGCRLTVPDTWHIDTVLGLVRDAEHREEIDPLVRAETAAWTSRVRGATGGRRDGVPAAAFGPRSSAGPAPVRDFGRAGPVPDRGWAVFEKRPQLALLGTSGDTRTDWLHAGQALERVLLQATADGLATSMTSQPLEWPELRWTVRDPVAAVGHVQMVLRLGYGPAGPATPRRPVSEVLEVREIRELP; this is encoded by the coding sequence ATGACCGCAACACACCTCGACCCCGCCACCGTGGCGCGGCTCGTCGACGACGCCGTCACCGCCCCGTCCATGCACAACGCCCAGCCGTGGAAGTTCGTGTTCCGGGCGGGCAGTGGAGTCCTGGCCCTGTACGGCGATCCGGAACGCGCCATGACGCGCACCGACCCGAACCACCGCGCCCTCCACCTCGGTTGTGCCGCGGCGCTGTTCAACCTGCGCGTGTCCGCGGCCTGGAACGGCCTCCCGGTCCGCGTACGGCTCTTGCCGGACGACTCCGAGCCATGGCTGCTCGCCACGGTGGCCTTCGACGGAACCGCGGGTGAGGAGCGCGAGTTGGCCTCCCTGCACGACGCCGTCCGGCGTCGCCGCACCAGCCGGTACCCCTTCGGCGACGATCCGGTGCCCGATGCGCTGCTGGACGGCCTGGCGGCAGCGGCCCGCATGGAGGGCTGCCGGCTGACCGTCCCGGACACGTGGCACATCGACACCGTGCTCGGGCTGGTGCGGGACGCGGAACACCGCGAGGAGATCGATCCGCTCGTCCGGGCCGAGACCGCGGCCTGGACCTCCCGCGTGCGGGGCGCCACGGGCGGGCGTCGCGACGGCGTTCCCGCCGCCGCCTTCGGGCCGAGGAGTTCCGCGGGCCCCGCCCCCGTACGCGACTTCGGTCGGGCCGGGCCGGTGCCGGATCGCGGCTGGGCCGTGTTCGAGAAGCGGCCGCAGCTGGCCCTGCTCGGTACTTCGGGGGACACGAGAACCGACTGGCTGCACGCCGGCCAGGCGCTGGAGCGTGTCCTTCTGCAGGCCACTGCCGACGGCCTCGCCACCTCGATGACCTCCCAGCCCCTGGAATGGCCGGAGCTGCGGTGGACGGTCCGCGATCCGGTCGCGGCCGTGGGACATGTCCAGATGGTCCTCCGCCTCGGCTACGGTCCCGCTGGGCCCGCCACACCGCGCCGCCCGGTGTCCGAGGTACTGGAAGTCCGGGAGATCCGGGAGCTGCCGTAG